In the genome of Desulfovibrio legallii, the window GGAAGCCGAAATCCTTACCCCGGAAACCCGCGTCCTGGAGCTGCTCATGCTCCGCCTGCGCACCGCGCGCGGCCTGCGCGTTAAAGACTACCACGAGCTCACCGGCCGGGACTTCACCCGCGACCACCAGAAGCTCGTTCAGGCCCTGCACGAAAACGGCCTCATCCGCCTGCGCGACGGCTACCTGCGCCTGACCCGCAAAGGCATGGTCGTTTCCAACGCCATCCTCACCAACCTCTTTGCCCGCACCCGCGAGGTTCTCCACACGCCCCTGCCCCAAGGGGCCGCCCCCCAGGCCGTGGGCACAACCCAACAGACCCCGGAACCGGACGTCCGCCCTGTGCGCTGGCCCAGCGCCTAGCAGGGGGGAAAAATGGAAAGGGGACGCCCAGCGCGGCTGCCGGGGAAAGACGCCCCGGAACGGCCGCGCACGGCCACCGTGCAAAAGCCAGGTCCAGGGCATGCCCTGCGCGTTGCCTGAGGGAAGAAAAATTTTTTGAAGAATGGGGAGCGTGGGGGGAAGGGAACGCTTGTTCACAAAAGTTCCCTTCCCCCCACACGGTTTCTTTCTCTGACGCCTCTCCTACGGCTGCAGCAGCAGGTCGTAGCGGTTGGCGGGGGTAAGGTAGACGCGGGCCGCGGTCTGGATTTGTTCCGGGGTGAGTTTGGCGGCCTTATCGATAAGGGCCAGGTCAAAGCCCTGGGGGCGGCCCAGCACGGCGTCCGTAGCGGCGTCGCCGGCGCGGGCGCCCAGGCTTTGCCGGTCGCGGTAGTATTCGCCGCGCAGGCGGTTGGCGGCGGCGCGCAGCAGGTCTGCGGGCAGGGGTTTTTCCTGCACCTGGGCAATGATTTTGGCGAAGCCCTGACGGGCCTGCGCCACCTTGTCCGGGGTGGTGCCGATGTAGAAGGCCATCATGCCGGCCAGAGGCATGGCGCGGTAGAAGGCTGTGACTGTGTAGCCCAGGCCTTCCACATCGCGCATCTGGCTGAACAGCAGGCCGCTCTGGCCTGAGAGCACGGCCTGAAGCAGCAGCAGGGCCGGGGCGTCCGGATGGTCGGGCGGCACCGCGCGAAAGACCTCCAGCACATGGGCCTGGTTGCGGCCGGGCAGGTGCAGATCCAGTTTTTTGTCCCTGCCCCAGGCGGGCAGGGCCACAGAGAGGGCCTGGCCCTGAGGCGCGGGCAGGCTGCGGGCAAAGGCCAGCACAGCCTCGCGGTCAAAGTCTCCGGCCACGGCCAGCACCCAGGGCTGGCGCAGCTGTTGCGCCCAGAAGTCGCGCACGTTCTTGGGGCTGAACGCGGCCAGGGTTTCCGGCGTGCCCAGGGGATCCAGCCCGTAAGGCTGCCCGCCGGGATAAAGGAAGGGGTTAAGGCGGGAGAACAGCAGGGCCGTGGGCCGGTCCGCCCGCTGGCGCAGGGCGGCAAGCATGTCCTTGGTCTCGCGCCGCACTTCCTGTTCCTCAAAGCGCGGTCTGGTCAGCAGATCTTGCAGCAAGGCGAAGTAATCCGCATTGAAGCGGGCCGGGCCGGTGAGCGAAACGGTAAAGGTCTGCAGACCGGCAGTAGCGTCCAGGGAGGCTGCGCGCTGGGCCAGCCAGCGCTCCACGCCCTGGGCGTCCAGGTCGGCGCAGCCGTCGGTGAGGGCCCGGGCCGTGAGCCCGGCCAGGCCCTGGCGCGCTGCGGGCAGCAGCGCGTTGCCGCCGGGGAAGGAGAGCTGCAGGGCCGCATAAGGCACGGTGGCATCGGGCAGCAGGATGAGCGTGCGGCCCCCGCCCAGGTCAATGGTTTCGGTTTTGCCGGCCTCGGCCGCGGCTGCCGGTGCGGCGGTCTGCGGCGCAGCGGGGGCGGGCCAGTTGGCGCGCAGGATGGCTTCCAGGTCGGGCAGTTGCGCTTTCTCCGGGGCCAGCACCCGCACGCGCAGGGCTTCGGGCCGCAGCCAGCGGCCCAGGGCCGCCTGCAGACGGGCCTGATCCACACTGCGCAGGGCGGCGCGCAGATTGGCCTCCTGCTGCGCGCCGCCCAGGTCGAACTGCACGCTGCCGGTCCAGGCCGCCAGGCCGCTGAGGGTCTCCGCCGAGCGGTCCATGCCGTCTTCCAGATTAAACACGGCCCGGCGCACGCTCTCCGGACTGAAATCCGCGGCCTTGAGCGCGGCCAGATCCTTGGTCAGGCCCTGCCAGAAGGGCGCGAGCTTATCCGCGTCCATCTGGGCCGTAAGGTAGAGCAGGCCCGCGCGGGCCAGGCTCATGTTGCCCATGCCGATGCTGTCCGCCAGCTGCTGTTCGTACTTGTACTTGCGGTAGAACAGGGAGGTGCCGTCCCCGCCCAGCAGGTAGCTGAGCACGTCCAGATCCGTGGAGCGCACGTCGCGCAGGGAGGGCGCGGGGAAGGCCAGGCCCAGGTAGACTTTGCTCCAGGGGCCACGGATAATTTCCACCTGCGGGCCGCCGGGGGCCGCGCGCAGGTCCGCGGGGGCGGGTTCCGCCTGATCGCCGCTGTTGGTCAGCCCGCCGAAAAGCTCGCGGGCGTGCTCCAGCACGGCCTTGGGGTCAATATCGCCCGCCACCAGCAGCAGCATGTTGCGCGGCTGGTACCAGCGGCGCACATAGGCCCGCAGATCGTCGGCCGTAACGGCGCGCACCGTGTCCTTGTAGCCGATAATGGGCCGCCCGTAGACGGTATTGTGCAGGGTGGAGGTCTGGAGGCTCTCGAACAGGCGGCTCATGGGCTGGTCCTGGTCGCGCTCCAGCTCGGAAATGACCACTTCTTTTTCCGATTCCAGCTCCTTGGGATCCAGGGAGGCCTGGAAGGCCATTTCCTTAACCACGTCCATGCCCGTGCGCCAGTGAGCCGCGGGCATATCCGTAATGAACCAGGTTTTGTCAAAGCTGGTGGCCGCGTTAAGGTAGCCGCCCAGGGCCTCCACGTCCTTGGCCACCTGCCCCTTGGGCCGGTGCTCTGTGCCTTTGAAAACCATGTGCTCCAGCAGATGGCTGATGCCCGCCTGGGCCGCCGTCTCATGGGAGGAACCCGTGCGCACATAGAGGCGCGTGGCCGCCAGGGGGAAGCGGGCGTCTTTGACGATGCAGACCGTCAGCCCGTTGGGCAGCCTGGTGAGCAGCGTGTCCTTGCCCGGCGCGGCCTGCGCAAGGGACGCCGCCAGCAGCAGCGACAGAAAAAAAAGACCAAACAAACTATGGCGTGCCATATATGCTCCCGTAAAGGTTTCGTCATGCCGCAGGGGCTGTTGGCCCCTGAGAAAACACAACGGCGCGCCCCTGGTGCGGGACGCGCCGTGACTATAGCAGGCGGGCGGGCAGGGGGCAACGCCTAGCCGCCCAGGTATGCCTCTTTAA includes:
- a CDS encoding M16 family metallopeptidase, with amino-acid sequence MARHSLFGLFFLSLLLAASLAQAAPGKDTLLTRLPNGLTVCIVKDARFPLAATRLYVRTGSSHETAAQAGISHLLEHMVFKGTEHRPKGQVAKDVEALGGYLNAATSFDKTWFITDMPAAHWRTGMDVVKEMAFQASLDPKELESEKEVVISELERDQDQPMSRLFESLQTSTLHNTVYGRPIIGYKDTVRAVTADDLRAYVRRWYQPRNMLLLVAGDIDPKAVLEHARELFGGLTNSGDQAEPAPADLRAAPGGPQVEIIRGPWSKVYLGLAFPAPSLRDVRSTDLDVLSYLLGGDGTSLFYRKYKYEQQLADSIGMGNMSLARAGLLYLTAQMDADKLAPFWQGLTKDLAALKAADFSPESVRRAVFNLEDGMDRSAETLSGLAAWTGSVQFDLGGAQQEANLRAALRSVDQARLQAALGRWLRPEALRVRVLAPEKAQLPDLEAILRANWPAPAAPQTAAPAAAAEAGKTETIDLGGGRTLILLPDATVPYAALQLSFPGGNALLPAARQGLAGLTARALTDGCADLDAQGVERWLAQRAASLDATAGLQTFTVSLTGPARFNADYFALLQDLLTRPRFEEQEVRRETKDMLAALRQRADRPTALLFSRLNPFLYPGGQPYGLDPLGTPETLAAFSPKNVRDFWAQQLRQPWVLAVAGDFDREAVLAFARSLPAPQGQALSVALPAWGRDKKLDLHLPGRNQAHVLEVFRAVPPDHPDAPALLLLQAVLSGQSGLLFSQMRDVEGLGYTVTAFYRAMPLAGMMAFYIGTTPDKVAQARQGFAKIIAQVQEKPLPADLLRAAANRLRGEYYRDRQSLGARAGDAATDAVLGRPQGFDLALIDKAAKLTPEQIQTAARVYLTPANRYDLLLQP